Within Malus domestica chromosome 04, GDT2T_hap1, the genomic segment ttaacacttttcagaaatatatatatatatatatatatatatatatatatatatatagatatataaccatatgaaatctcaaagcttgaatcccaaatctttaacatttttcaagaaaaacatgccatgccataaatcaaaatataaatcaggtgaaataaggaatcaatcggagaccctgcagttggtcctatacgattaattcaatagctcaatatctcactaagccggagtcaccacagtgacctatacggccctactctgcacatcactcggaactacgtaaggtagtctatacgatgaaaggtgtaaaatacgctctagtgcttctctcatcatatcatcagcgcgcatatctaaggtcacccaccagtcggaacccctctaatggtctgtacgactggcatgtcggaaccctcacatggtctgtacgacatccacctacttggatccaaggcgagcgtgcggtgtggtgaataatataagcactaacacttagggtgcagattatgagctcaaacatctcaacaacaacaattcaatgaataaacgaactcacctgacttacctgtgcctccacagcaccatgcaacatgtatgcatcatatatcaatcatataactcatatgaaattcacattttccaaataattctatgcatggcattttcaaaacataatttcgcataaaagcatttttttctgggaaaaacaatagtatataggtaatacgaaaacaaaactgcccactcacctggagttcgcccacaactccctagcaccgtacatcaaggcgtcatgacgattagcgcctagaacaacaatcaaatccaacctcagaaattctgccgatagaatacataacttatataagacacgtcactacgtagtttgatccggatgatctgcaattcagatttcaaatccgtaacttccagaggtccacaatatacctctaggacaacatcctaaaatttcattaccatccaacggtcggatcttcgtcaatttccaaaactaagtgacggttaacattctattttatgaacttacaacttcaattccagaagatccgtaaatcggattcccaatccgtaagttcctataatcctcagatattacgtattacaacgtatcaaagtttgatgacgatccaacggtcggatcgtcaattcacattttcatctaaccacgaatcgtaaccaacttaggttcaattattcaatttacgtccatcaattatcaaaacagaacctagaaccttaatcacaagctaataatgacattggcgggccattggccacgcgccgccgcgcgggccgccgcgggtggcggttggccgcccccggctcgccggaaaattcaactatttccaaaaattaccaaaatttgcagatttgaagatctcaatgagtagaacaactttcatacctgagaccaaggccaatttggcctggaagtgcttcaatttcaccaaaaccgtgaagaaccctagaatttgggtgtttccaattcgaccttcaaacttgttccaacgcctcaattacctcttgggctttgttctaggtcctaaaggaatgctaaaggtgttagtaattgaaagaaaacatttcaaaatttggagaatttaaacaaaagggtcgcggcacccgtaggggtgttcttcgcgaaatcacaacgaaattcaatgattcttggggtgaaacgtaaagagggaaggcctagatgatgattaggagtggtaccttgactcaattcgtcggaaatttggacgaaatccaTCGAATTTGGGCGTGGGCACCGCCGGGTCGAAACGACCCACGGGTTCTCCCCAACCCATTTCCTCTTTTCCTCCGcttctcaccctctctcccttcctcctttccCTGTTCCGATTGGTCAGTTTCTTCCCCTCTCTGCCTCTGAttcgctctctctccttcttctccgattgggcagtttttgcccaatctctcttcctcttttctgttttctggttcttcccacgcacacacccacacaaaactttcatttttctcatcccagccatccatttcaaaatcctttaatctgggccatccaaattttaataaaagaatttctatattttactaaaattataattccttaaaattccaaatttcaaacgttaataacttcttcgatataactccaaatcacgaaccgtctgcgcccacgcgtccgtaacgacgagtactacgaggatatgtcaagaaaaaaaatcttagatggcccgacacaacgattaacctcgaatgatgtgcgtgcctcaaagggcatttttgtaaaatcctttattaaaactttgaaaattcttaaaattagggacgggctgtcacataaccaaagtctctttacattaatttacttatataaaaaaaaaaaaaaaagataaaatttaaaattaatgataaaaaaaaaaatacataaaaaaaaaaaatttaaaaatttaaaaaaaaaaaaaaaaaaaaattaaaaaaaaaaaaaaagtacaaatattttacaataatgtaaactaatagtattcattggtcgggtggtgcttcggtagtaggcggggcttcagcagtcggcggggccacagaaggaggaggcagcagaggttgatcagttggagcttcactacgcggtgccgctccagaagacgaaggcagatgcggttggaacaaacccacaaacctccgatgatcaagtaaaatttgaccatcggtgtcctgcatctggtcaatcttcctcttcatgctggtggcatagctgtgtgcgagcttgtgcaattccttattctcatgcttgagccctttaatctcttgcttgagactctgtatttcagccaccaaggattcaacgtgacgggttctggcaaataggcgttgggccatgttggacacggaaccggcacactgcacgctaagagccagagactccttaaccgccaattcatcagatcgtctagcgagcagtctgttatctctgggggtgacaaggtttcgggccaccaccgcagcggtcatgtcatttttcatcaccgaatccccaacggtaagaggaccggtaggggatatgaaagatgggcgccatatgttgtctggtgaaggcggagctgcctcttcaccacggttcaagtcaaaacgacgatcggaagggccagacatttttcagaggtggtgaagaaagaagagagttggacaaatcaagattaaacaagtgcaagaagggagtgtttacaggagggagctcaagtgtgttgtggaacaaaattaacgcctctataaaaagaagaaatcaaagaggcgctcctcagagaagcgtcctctcgcaaatcgaagagtcggggctccgttctcaaacgtctgattcttttctcaaaagaggagtttcctttctcaaaagccggattcttttctcaaaagaggcgtttcatttcttaaaggctgggcttgctcagaaaccacgagccgaaccccggatttcaaaggatcaattgtccagacgtgtcgtcacttgtcacacgcaaattgctttgcggaaatctcgggcagtttgtcgaagcaccaattcagaaatcgaagagggaaattcaacagttaaagacacgctagctttctcaaaagctgggcttcaacccacgggcaaatcttcttttccagatttatccgcacgtgtcacatgctacctctacaatcgacgatgctcagagctcgaagcgccgattccagatatcaatgaggaatctgctttgcggaaattacgggcaactttgtcagaaagcgcgtaatttgtactattcatccatccaccggctgccgacaatgagtgagagaacagttccggttgtgaaggcaagtcctataagtttctaccttcgccttccacagcaaaagcacactctctcagcacaccctctcaacacctcttcatctccgaaaatgcattcccaaagaatcctctcgagtcactctgtgttcctcattccttgggatactcctgcgaacaacccattcaaagcaaaagtatttcatatcataaaggttgaaagcaagagtatctcatatcatgctttctccatgtccttctccttgtctttgttttccgacaaggagaaagagagcaatcagccagcatttggtatcaatcttccgatctggagccaactgcctggaaccccttcctgattgcttacctagccttgctctcgagtactcatcttcatcattttatgctttctcttcgtctaccacatctgcctgggggacagtaagggaagtgaaaatgatacctcgaagcatgtggagacaattcagctagggacaaggagaaagaaagcaagaggtgggcacttggaaagattgaagaaagaaataaggaccaacacctttgcctcgtgcctgcccgccgtgctgaagaaacaagcagagaagaatgcagctcgtacaatcaacccagcacaaggagtccgaactgaagaactagagaagctgccacatctgcttggagaacaaataaggaactgcaacataaccaaagagcaaagcttcgccgtacaatatcataaaatcatcacttgcaagtgaaaagctaagtgtcaccctgttcaagaggaaagctgtggaaagtcaacaagcacgaccaatgattacttattagttttattcattatcttttatcgtaattttcaatttttcgtttgcaattttttttttaattaattttcttgcgtacttaactgaattaattcttttctttgcaggaacttttggttatttccacccttgaagttgattgcagaattttagcttgggggtcatcgcttgattttactgcaaactagggaagttttcagtccaattgctttattttgtttcttattatttatttattttattttatttttattttgcgttatagtgttttctgacattggggacaatgtcaagtttaagtgtgggggtagaaatctctagaatttcatttgtttctgtgttgttagtttttgttttcttaaaaaaaataaaataaaataaaaataaaaaataaaaaataaaaataaaaaaaaatcggaaaatttaaaaatccaaaaatattgtcttgtttcccttattgttctgaatcagatttttgttagtttcccgacccaatgatataattggatcaaaaatttgaaccatgatcatcaagaacttagttaacatgtgtttggtgaaattcctaattctcttgttagttttgtacatgtttgaccatctttgaaaaaccaaatgcacatagccttgttaatgtgaaactaaagtatgacttaaagcttcatatgtgaatttagtgaccatatacatcctatgtgagtttttgagcctattgaaagtgtgtgcatttttcatacactcctatttttttttatgtgtgatgaacttatgtgagatacatctctagaacttgcgtaacgatctttcgaattgtttgtcattgattgcatgaacttggaaatgatagaggcattaggtttaccactatggcccaaataaccatgtttcccaaagaaaaatgatatcattagtttgccaatttgagccgtgtttgttgaaccttttatttcttatcaccagatatgtctacccttatacctgaaacatttttccttaccctttccaagcaagctagtgaacaatgtgagattgttttatgagaaacgtttgtgcagtactttgaaggtgtttggcaaaagaataagtgtgggggtatttcatgtttgtatttaaaaaaaaaaaaaaaagaaagaaaaaaaaaaaaaaaaaaaaaaagagaagaaaaagaaagattgtatacaaatgaaataaaagtttttaaagtttcagttttaagggtgtggttggaggtgttagaagaattgttggagagcttgagttcttataaatctaaacaaaagaactgcttgtagcttggaacttgtgtttacctattctttcatttcaataaccctctcctTAAACCTCATTacgtccaataaaagtcctcttgatttaagttttgcaattatgattgtggagatgagatctttatgcaagcttatggtagaaatttcacatttgattctttgagcgaaacacattaaaactaaacacatatgtgattgagtgtatatcccgtgagaaggttactagtttgcatatgatgattttaaaaataaaaacttgaaattgcattagcatggctatctgacacactacacttcaaggatgattcaaagattactgctaatatttgaataaggaatataaacttggattagtttcttgatgctagctatggttcttgatgatttgttttcttaaatgaaattctatgagggtcacatagggggaagctaatgtttttcttgttacttcttgttcttattttctttgttttgctcgaggactagcaaaagttaagtgtgggggtatttgatcggatcatatttatatatatttttacttcgaattcactcgtcttttcttggttagttccttatatttttgagctatttacgttatttttgtgtttataggatctgttatgcaaatttaccctttattgtcacatgataatactaatttacattttataaaCAATGTTTGTCCCTCTCATTATTATGATGTTTGCaaaggaagagaagaaagaagaataaaataaagggaatCCAAGAGAGGAGTGCGGGGAGGACAGCAAGTCAAAGTGGACAGCACGCTGGGGGAGTCAAagtaggaaaaagaaggcagaaAACTGGAAGAGGGACACGGCATAATTAAAAGGAAGGAATCCAAACATGGCAGCTGGCAGCTAGGGCAGCGGAAGGAAAGAAAAGACGGGATCCgaggaaataaaaagaaaatcggAGGTATGTAGAGACGAAGACAGAGGGGAGAGAGGGAGCTGCCTCttggcagctcgcagagacgcaggccagagaaaaaaaaacgtgaaaAAGGAAGGAGGACTGACAAGGAAAGAAGGCAGCCTTGCTGCCAGAAAGAAAAGGCAGTGTGACACGCGGAGCAGCGTGAAAAGGGGGAGAAGTGTGAAAGGTGTGGGAGCTGGACACGTGAGAGAGGTCAGTGAGGAGGGTTGCCCTTGGGCAGCGTGGGCAGCGTGGAAGAGAGATAAGAGAGATTTGGTGCGGAGACGGACGGAAGAGGAGGCAgaggctgccatttggcagcagAAAGCAGGAAGCGGCATAGTGAGAAGGCAgagagctgccctttgggcaacCTTGCCTGACGAGAAGAAGGAGTGAGACGCGAAGGAGTGACGCGagggggagctgcctttgggcggCTCGCAGACAGCATCAGGAAGAAAGTCAGGCAGGGCTGAAGTGGTTACAGAGGGCACGAACGCAGCAGATcccttctttcggtttaatctttccaacttctattttatttctgtttttaataatgtgtaattaaatttatgttggttagaggttaattcgaaaccatgaatatatttgtaatatgaattgattaccttcggttgtgatttcataagttgtgatttcaatttacttatccgttcgtataaaaactgatttgtgtatgttggttgagagtgcacgcttaatttacatgcatgaatttgatgctagaatataagtgaatttcacctaatcgttatgaacttattttcacaagtagtaaaggttgctagtcacaatcacgttaagtaaattcttggcaagagtatcatgcttttcatagttacgaatgcctcgtcaatgcttatagttttcacaaagtttaatgatctttgattgtatcgctattgtgcttttcacgtaggggacttttgaagaatgttttgaattgttgtatgcgtttttccgtccaattcaataacttaaggaaaacttgaagattaaaaaagtgctgttcacggttaatctggagtattgagattcacaatttattgaaagaacatctgaaaatcaatttaggttgcatatgtgtcatgtgtggagaagaaccctctagctaatccgtcatttatcattttaccttaattttatgtttttgtcaattctgtaatttaattaagtttaatttacttttcatcaaaaccaaacacccatccattattaaattatattatttagttagttttcattgttgttagtcttttaattcaatttccgtccatttcaattcctagtgtctaatcagatcattttcattattttgagtcatcctaagtgtgtttcgagttattagagtttttagcctagttttgtatcattgagtcttgtttaatatttttaagttaatttaatagattagcaatccctcctaatccccggcctagaacgataccctacttacatctatactacaattgtcaaaaagagggtttaatttgtgtgtcaagaaattctcacaccactcccaccctccattctttatcaattgtgggcacttgtctgtaaggtgtccttgcatggagcacACACCACAAGCACTCACATTTTGCACTTTTGGTcattccacaacctgagaaagaagagtagtaaggttagccatttgattttgaagttcggagatggcacttacctcattcacttggtgttgccgtggggtgctcctttgtccaacacctttaTACTGTTGAGCATTCAAatctcgattagcaatcaatgTCTTTGcagccgtgggggtcttgtccaccaaagctcatcccgccgaggcatctagcatttgacagtcgattggtagaagcccctcgtagaagtattgtagaagaagctcatccttcatttgatgctgtggacaagaagcaacaagagatttaaaacgttcataatacgtAGGAAaggactcaccttcatcttgttgaattccacttatcctttttcgtaggagaatgactcgagaagttgggaaaaacttatccaagaaagcccgtttcatgctctcccaagatgtgacagttccgggagctaattcatacaaccaatatTTCGTTGGGCAGCCGtgggatattgaatacatagaggtgcggcattgtccaatcccgaagctgaaagctccttgattgtaccattgtcttgtgccatggctTCATCTACTTCACCCACtcttgccgtgggttcctcttcctcaaactcaacttcggcttctgaatttgaacttgattcactaggttctggattcttcctttttcgtCTCAATTCTCACtcgaaatcgtcgtcaaagtccaagatgtgttcacggatcggatgagaactccgagtcataaactagtacctaaaaacaaggtcagaatctggaattaattaaaacaaactgaaataaaacaatccaagggattagcaatgttgctaatccccggcaacggcgccaaaaatatgatgcgaaatatataagcacataaattaaaccctctttttatcaattgtagcaaagtatgtaaggcCGGGGAtgatgagggattgctaaatcacttgaaaactgactcaaaacgtaaaaacaaagtttaaaacactaaactaaactcaaagaatgcaaaactaaactctaaaacactaaaacaaaccaaaagactcaaaacagcccagaaacactcaaaactgccttaaaaacactttctgggccgttttgaacacaaaccacaatttggacgaaaataggttataacttgactcaagacacttaaaaacacaaactaaattgatttctaactaatctaacactttaaaataaatggggattgagttttgacgaaaattgaaaacaaaaacaaaactttgtactttgaacagattctaaaacgaatttggttaaagtgaatggatggaaagctagctaaggggttcttctccacacatgtcacacttgcatacgaaacgatttccaattccttttcaataaaccatgaattcccaacgccccagattaaccgtgaattgcactaattaaccctcagattttcctaaagttatcgaattggatgaattgcatacgataacccaaagcattcctcacaagttccctgcatgaattgcataacaaagatacaagcaaagatcattaagttctatgaaaatcataagcattggcgaggcactcattactatgaattgcatgaaacttatgccaagaatttacttaacatgattgtgatcaacaacctttactactttagaatataagttcgtaacgattaggtgaaattcccttatatcctagcatcaaacttatgcataaaaattaagcgtgcactctcaaccaatgcacacaaatcagttttaattcatatagataagtaaattgaattcacaacttatgaaacgcaagtagaagtaatcaaatcatatagcaagcataaacatggtttcgaatccccccctagc encodes:
- the LOC139195277 gene encoding uncharacterized protein → MSGPSDRRFDLNRGEEAAPPSPDNIWRPSFISPTGPLTVGDSVMKNDMTAAVVARNLVTPRDNRLLARRSDELAVKESLALSVQCAGSVSNMAQRLFARTRHVESLVAEIQSLKQEIKGLKHENKELHKLAHSYATSMKRKIDQMQDTDGQILLDHRRFVGLFQPHLPSSSGAAPRSEAPTDQPLLPPPSVAPPTAEAPPTTEAPPDQ